The genomic DNA ATCTCTGCTGCTTATCATGCCAGCGTTGGTGAGATAGCTCGTCCCGCCGCTGCCGTTCTGCACGGCCACGGCCATGCCCAGTAGCGACGGCAGGCTGGAGCCGCCGCCGACGCCGGGGGTGACGCCGACAATCGCCCCCGTCATCTCATTGGTCACCCGTGTGACGCCGGCCGAACTGTTGCCGACGAACATGCCGGTCGACCCGGCCGAATTCACGCCAAGCGGGTTAGGGTCGATCTTGCCATGGTTCGACACGGTCACGTTGCTGCCGGTCAGGCTGAGCGCGGTGCCGCCGCCGGGCGGTATGACGCCCAACGACCCCGTGCCAGTCACGGTGACCTCCAGGTTATTGGACGCATCCGCGTAGGACGGCGTGACAGGATTGGCTGGCGAGGCGCATTGGACGAGAAGGCCGACGCGGATACAGTCCGCCTGGGCCGCCCCGCCGGTCCCGGCCAGTGCGAGCGCCAGCGCGGCGCCCAGCGCATGACGGCGCGGCGGGAAAGGCAGGACGGGGCCGCGCGAGATCCCGCCCGCGCGCGCTTGCGATGCCAGTTCCGACGCCGCTTGCCAGACGCGCAGGCGGCGGTTCCATACCAGACGGTAGATGTGGTTCAAAGCGGGGACCCTTGTATTTGCGATGGCCGGCGTCATCCCGGTGCACTGTGAACGTGGTGCGGACGCATGCGACAGCGCGGCGCATCCACGACGGGACGAGCGGCCTTTTTGGCCAACGGGTGGAATATTTGCGCACAATATAGCCGGCGCCACGGCGGCTGAAGCGAAAAGAAAAGGCGCAATCACTGGTCAATTCCTGCCCACCGCGAAGATAATCACACTTTTGCCGCCAATGCCGATTTACAAGGAGCGACCTTCTTGGGCCCGACCGCCGACCGCGCCGCCCCGCCGTTGACCGTCCGCGAGGCCATCGCCCTGGCCCACACGCACTGGAACGCCGGTCAGGCCGCGCAAGCCGAAGACCTTTGCCTGCGCGTGCTGGACGCGGTTCCGGACCAGCCCGACGCGCGGCATTTGCTCGGCCTGATCGCGCATGCGTACGGCCATCCAGCGCTGGCGCTGGCGCACCTGCGCGCGGCCTGCCAGCCGCCCGCGGCGCCGGCCGCCTATTGCAGCAATCTGGCGGAAGTGTGCCGCCAGCAGGGACGGCTCGACGAAGCCGAGGCGGCCGCCCGCCGCGCGGTAGCCGCCGACCCGGGGCTGGCCGAGGGCTGGAACAACCTGGGCATCATCCTGCAGGAGGCAGGCCAGCTTGCCGCCAGCCTCGATTGCCTGCAGCGCGTGGCCGCGTTGCTGCCCGACAGCCCGCAGGCCCACAACAACCTGGGCAACACCTGCAAGCGCCTGGGCGACAACCCGCAGGCGCTGGCGCATTACCGCCGCGCCCTGGAATTGGACCCGGACTACGCGCAGGCCTTGAGCAACATGGCGGTGGCGTTGGGCGACGACGGCCGGCACGACGCCGCCCTGGCCGCCATCCGGCGCGCCATCGAGATCGACCCGCTAATGCCAGAGGCCCACCGGAATCTGGCCGCGCTGGAACGCGCGCGGCCACGGCAGTCTCCGCTACAGGGGGTTCCGGGCACACATTCGAAGCAGCCCCCACCGCACGACGAACACACGCTGCGCGAGGCCGAGGCGTTGCTCCGCGAGGGCCAACACGCCCAGGCCGAAACGTTGTTGCGCGACGCGCTGACGCAGGCGGGGCATCATGTCGCGCTGCTGCGCCTGCTGGTCCAGGCCCTGCGGCCGCAGGGAAAACTGCGGGACGCGCGCGACGCCCTGGAGCGCGTGCTGCGCGCGGAGCCGGGCGACGCGGGGTCGCGTTTCGAGCTGGCGGAGGTGCTGCTGACGGAAGGAGATTTCGATGCCGGCTGGCGCGAATACCGCTACCGCTATCACCTGGCGCACACGGCGGCGCTGGCCCGCCACGTGCAAAAGCCGCGCTGGGACGGCCGCCCCATTCCCGGCCAGACGCTGCTGCTGCATGACGAGCAAGGCTACGGCGATACCTTCCAGTTCCTGCAATTGGTGGCGCTGGCCCGCGCGCGCAGCGGCGCCCGCATCGTCCTGGAGGTCAAGGAGCCGTGCCACGCATTGGCGCGGCGCGGCGACGGGATTGATGAAGTCATCGTCACTGGCTCGCCGCCGCCGCCGTTCGATTCGCACTGCGAACTGATGAGCCTGCCGCTGGCGCTGGGCTTGCGGCTTGACGACCTGCCCGTGCGCACTGGCTACCTGCGCGCCGACCCGGCCTGTGTGGCTCTCTGGCGCGCGCGGCTGGCTGACTTGCCGCGCCCCCTGGTCGGCCTGGTCTGGGCCGGCCGGCCGACCCATCCGCGCGACGCCCAGCGTTCCCTGGCCCTGGCCGATCTGGCCCCGCTGGCGCAGGCCGGCGTCACCTTCGTCGGCCTGCAACTGGGCGAGGCGTCGGCCCAGGCGGCCTCGCCCCCGCCGGGCCTGAGCATGGTGCCGTTGAGCCAGGATATCCGCGACTTCGACGACACCGCGGCCATTCTGACCCAGCTGGATGTGCTCGTGTCGGTGGACTCATCGCCGCTCCACCTGGCTGGCGCGCTGGGCTGCCCGGCCTGGGCGCTATTGCCCTTCGCGTCCGACTGGCGCTGGCTGCGGGAGCGCCGCGACAGTCCCTGGTATCCGTCAATACGCCTGTTCCGCCAACCGGCTCCGCATGCATGGCAGCCGGTGCTGGAGGAGGTGGCTGACGCGCTGCGCGTTTTGCGTACGGCACGTTCCGCCGACGAATAACGTCCCGGCCCTCGCGCCCGGCCAACTTCAAAAACTGACCGCCAGCCCCACGGAAAAGCCGCGCACATTGGTGCCGAACACATAGCGGCCCACCAACCGGGTGCGGGTGATGAAGACGTCGTAGGCGCTGGAGTCCAACTCCAGCCCGGCGCCCAGCGAGGTCAGACGGTCGAACCCCAGAATGCCGCGCTGGTCGCCCAGGAATTCCGAATGAGTCAGTTCCAGCACATAGCGCACCGGCCGCTGCAGCGCGGTGAGCCCGGTGGGCGCGCGGTAGCGGGCCCACAGATTGGCCGACTGCGCGGTGGCGCGGCCCTTGACGGCGGCCGAGCTGTCGAAGCTTTGCAGGCGGATATCGGAATAGCGCAGTTCCACGTCGACTTCATAACCCGGGCGATAGTGCTCGTAGTCGAGCATCAGGGACCCGCCCAGGCCATAGGCGTTGAGCGATCCCTTGTCCAGGAAATCGATATCGCGACCGGTCTGGCGGCCCACGTACCAGCTGGCCGCGCGCAGGTCGCTCGATACATTGCCCAGCGCGAAGTTGAAGATGGGGCGCAGCTTGAGTTCGTCGGCGAGCTTGAAATCCCAGCCGATCCCGCCGGTCGCCGAAATGCTGTTCCAGCGCGTCGGGATCCGGCGGGTTTCGGCGCCCTGCGTGGCGACGAAGGTCGGATCGTAGCGGCTCGCGGCCAGCACGCCTTCCAGGTAGATCGGCACCGATTGGGAAATCGTGTCGCCCCCGCCCAGCTGGGTCATGAAGAAGTCGTTGGAACCCGCGGTCGAACCGCCGCCGCTGCCGATTTTCAGCGAACTGGTGGTGATGTCGGGCACGATCGAAAACGACATCAGCGCCAGCACGCCGTTGGCGCGCTTTTGCAGATCATCGTGCGTCAGCCGCAGGCCCTGCGCGCCGGCCAACGGCGGCGCGGCACAGGCCAGCAGCCCCGCCAGCCACCATTGCGACCGCCACCACCGCAACCTCGATGCCGCCATGATCCGGATCCTCGCCATGAGAAGGAAAATGCGTGGGAGACAGCGCGCGTCGGCGCGCGCTATGGGTCCACCATGGCCTGCCGCTGCGACAGCAGCAGCGCGTCGCTCTGGTCGATGCGGATGGTGCCTATCCGCGGGAATTCGAAATCGATGATGATGTAGAGGGCGGCGGTCATGACCAGCGCATAGACCACCTGGTGCATCCAGCCCGAGCGATTGGCGACGGCCAGGTTCATGCCGACGAGTGCGGCGCTGACCAGCGCCAGCAGCCCCAGGAACAGGTAGGCCATGATGGGCGGATGCACCTTCTGCGCGACCGATTGCGTGGTGGCGACGTCGAACATCTCGTTGACCGCGTTGATGTACGACGCGGCAAACGGCGGCACGCTGTCGTTGGCGGCCTGGATCGAGCCCTGCCAGATCTGCTTCTGCAAGCCCGCCACCTTGGCGGCGATCGCCTCGCGCGCCTCGAGGTCGGCCACATGTCGGTAGTAGTTGATGCGCTCGTCGACATAGCGGCGGAACGCGTCGCGCAGCGCGGGTTGCGCGGGCGCGGCAAGCAGGTCGATCCGCAGCCAGGCCGTGCCGATGGCGTTGACCTCCAGCACCAGAAGGTTGCGGCGCTCCGCCATGCGCTGCGCCGCGCCGGAAAAGGTGAAGGCGATCAACAGCCCGAGCAGCGCGAACACCGAGGCCTCGACGGCCGCCGATCCCGCGCGGCTCTTCTCGTCGCCGCCCCGGCCGAGCCGCCTGCCGATATTCATGGCCAGCAACAGCAGCAGGAAGAACGCCAGCGCCAGGAAAAACAGAATCAGGGAATAATCCATGCCGTCACCTGTGCGTAGTCATGCGCCTTGAATCCAACCGGATGTGTTTCGTGCCTGCCGCGGCCGGCGGATGGCGCGGTCGCGGAGCGTGGCGGCAATGCTCGTCGATGCGGCGGCGGGCCGATGCGCGCGCCTTGCCGCGCCATGAATGACACGTGACTTCGGGAAGGCGGTGCAGCGTGTTTCATCGATCACCCTGGAAAGCGGCCAATGACAACCTGCAAACTGCGGCCAGGGCGAACGCGCACGGAGAATAATCCGCATTATTTCCGCGCCGCGCCCTGGTTTCTCGTGGCGGGGTTTTCAGTTATTAACCG from Achromobacter xylosoxidans includes the following:
- a CDS encoding tetratricopeptide repeat protein, whose amino-acid sequence is MGPTADRAAPPLTVREAIALAHTHWNAGQAAQAEDLCLRVLDAVPDQPDARHLLGLIAHAYGHPALALAHLRAACQPPAAPAAYCSNLAEVCRQQGRLDEAEAAARRAVAADPGLAEGWNNLGIILQEAGQLAASLDCLQRVAALLPDSPQAHNNLGNTCKRLGDNPQALAHYRRALELDPDYAQALSNMAVALGDDGRHDAALAAIRRAIEIDPLMPEAHRNLAALERARPRQSPLQGVPGTHSKQPPPHDEHTLREAEALLREGQHAQAETLLRDALTQAGHHVALLRLLVQALRPQGKLRDARDALERVLRAEPGDAGSRFELAEVLLTEGDFDAGWREYRYRYHLAHTAALARHVQKPRWDGRPIPGQTLLLHDEQGYGDTFQFLQLVALARARSGARIVLEVKEPCHALARRGDGIDEVIVTGSPPPPFDSHCELMSLPLALGLRLDDLPVRTGYLRADPACVALWRARLADLPRPLVGLVWAGRPTHPRDAQRSLALADLAPLAQAGVTFVGLQLGEASAQAASPPPGLSMVPLSQDIRDFDDTAAILTQLDVLVSVDSSPLHLAGALGCPAWALLPFASDWRWLRERRDSPWYPSIRLFRQPAPHAWQPVLEEVADALRVLRTARSADE